In a genomic window of Ictidomys tridecemlineatus isolate mIctTri1 unplaced genomic scaffold, mIctTri1.hap1 Scaffold_80, whole genome shotgun sequence:
- the LOC144374640 gene encoding transport and Golgi organization protein 1 homolog isoform X1, with protein sequence MAAAPVLLFLLFVLWLTWRVPGQLDPSTGWPLWKHKLCADDECSKLLITEGTPVDAADTENQLEIKVEEPEDATTILFLLHSFLLYLSKMLFTTLPDDTQPGPDFYGLPWKPVVFTVFFGIVSFVIFFWRTVLFVKDRVYQVNEQQISKKVNNFIKENEELMQKLSNYEQKVKESKKQVQETMKQKMILSDETTKYKDKMKLLEKANELLDERAKSLHVMLESEKEQKAKNQDLIMENKKTIEKLKDVISVNTSELSELHIVLNEAKLREEKVKLECCQLQKENTMLKKKKEQLQQEVKDWSTSHAELSEQMKSFEKSQKDLQVTLSLKDDTINALTNYITQLNRLQCESESEDQSRDESDELTNGELAGKISLREVESFFAFLSLIKYTDATFQLAEFLLKLQGCRHISLDL encoded by the exons atggctgcAGCGCCAGTGCTGCTCTTCTTGCTGTTCGTGCTGTGGCTGACCTGGCGAGTGCCGGGCCAACTGGACCCGAGCACCGGCTGGCCCTTGTGGAagcacaaactctgtgcagacgacGAATGCAGCA agctacttataacagaaggtactcctgttgatgctgctgatacagaaaaccaactagagataaaggtggaagagccagaagatgccaccaccatacttttcttgttacattcattcttgctttatttgtctaagatg ctgtttactacattgcctgatgatactcaacctgggcctgatttttatggactaccatggaagcctgtagttttcactgttttctttgggattgtatcctttgtcattttcttttggagaactgttcttttt gtaaaagatagagtatatcaag tcaatgaacagcaaatttccaaaaaggtgaacaatttcataaaagaaaatgaagaactaatgcagaaattgtcaaattatgaacagaag gtgaaggaatcaaagaaacaggttcaagaaaccatgaaacaaaaaatgattctttctgatgaaacAACTAAATACAAG gataaaatgaagcttcttgaaaaagctaatgaacttctggatgagagagctaaaagtcttcatgttatgttagaatctgagaaagaacagaaagctaagaatcaggacttg ataatggaaaataagaaaactatagagaagcttaaagatgtcatttcagtgaatacttctgaactttcagag CTTCACATTGTCCTTAATGAAGCTAAgcttcgtgaagagaaggtgaagttggaatgctgtcagcttcagaaagaaaataccatgcttaagaagaagaaagagcag ttgcagcaggaagtgaaagactggagtacatcacacgctgagctcagtgaacaaatgaaatcatttgagaagtcacagaaagatttacaagtaacGCTTAGTCTtaaagatgatactattaat gctctAACTAATTACATCACACAGTTGAATCGGTtacaatgtgaatctgaatctgaggatcaaagtcgagatgagtcagatgaattaaccaatggagagttagcaggtaagatcagtctcagggaggttgaatccttttttgctttcctgtctttaattaagtatacagatgccacttttcagctggctgaatttcttcttaagcttcagggttgtagacacatatcactggatctatag
- the LOC144374640 gene encoding transport and Golgi organization protein 1 homolog isoform X2: MEALLPLSCPYTMDSVPATVPSVTAFPGDLELLGPLSVLYAALIAKLLELFTTLPDDTQPGPDFYGLPWKPVVFTVFFGIVSFVIFFWRTVLFVKDRVYQVNEQQISKKVNNFIKENEELMQKLSNYEQKVKESKKQVQETMKQKMILSDETTKYKDKMKLLEKANELLDERAKSLHVMLESEKEQKAKNQDLIMENKKTIEKLKDVISVNTSELSELHIVLNEAKLREEKVKLECCQLQKENTMLKKKKEQLQQEVKDWSTSHAELSEQMKSFEKSQKDLQVTLSLKDDTINALTNYITQLNRLQCESESEDQSRDESDELTNGELAGKISLREVESFFAFLSLIKYTDATFQLAEFLLKLQGCRHISLDL; encoded by the exons ATGGAAGCGTTGCTTCCGCTCAGctgtccctacaccatggactcagtacctgccactgtgccttctgtcactgctTTCCCGGGGGACCTggagctcctgggacccctgtcggtGCTCTACGCAGCCCTCATTGCCAAGCTACTGGAG ctgtttactacattgcctgatgatactcaacctgggcctgatttttatggactaccatggaagcctgtagttttcactgttttctttgggattgtatcctttgtcattttcttttggagaactgttcttttt gtaaaagatagagtatatcaag tcaatgaacagcaaatttccaaaaaggtgaacaatttcataaaagaaaatgaagaactaatgcagaaattgtcaaattatgaacagaag gtgaaggaatcaaagaaacaggttcaagaaaccatgaaacaaaaaatgattctttctgatgaaacAACTAAATACAAG gataaaatgaagcttcttgaaaaagctaatgaacttctggatgagagagctaaaagtcttcatgttatgttagaatctgagaaagaacagaaagctaagaatcaggacttg ataatggaaaataagaaaactatagagaagcttaaagatgtcatttcagtgaatacttctgaactttcagag CTTCACATTGTCCTTAATGAAGCTAAgcttcgtgaagagaaggtgaagttggaatgctgtcagcttcagaaagaaaataccatgcttaagaagaagaaagagcag ttgcagcaggaagtgaaagactggagtacatcacacgctgagctcagtgaacaaatgaaatcatttgagaagtcacagaaagatttacaagtaacGCTTAGTCTtaaagatgatactattaat gctctAACTAATTACATCACACAGTTGAATCGGTtacaatgtgaatctgaatctgaggatcaaagtcgagatgagtcagatgaattaaccaatggagagttagcaggtaagatcagtctcagggaggttgaatccttttttgctttcctgtctttaattaagtatacagatgccacttttcagctggctgaatttcttcttaagcttcagggttgtagacacatatcactggatctatag